In Primulina huaijiensis isolate GDHJ02 chromosome 6, ASM1229523v2, whole genome shotgun sequence, a single window of DNA contains:
- the LOC140979712 gene encoding glutaredoxin-C1-like yields MQYYNHSDSQSYYPITSVDPLETVVRLASSSAVVIFSLSSCCMCHAVKRLFCGMGVNPTVYELDQDPRGKEIEKALIRLLGSGSAMPVVFVGGKLIGAMDRVMASHISGNLVPLLKAAGALWL; encoded by the coding sequence atgcaATATTATAACCACTCCGACTCACAAAGCTACTATCCCATCACCTCGGTCGATCCTTTGGAAACGGTGGTGAGGCTGGCCTCCTCCAGCGCGGTGGTCATATTCAGTCTAAGCTCATGCTGCATGTGCCATGCAGTGAAGAGGCTGTTTTGTGGAATGGGAGTGAACCCTACTGTCTATGAGCTCGACCAAGATCCTAGGGGTAAAGAAATTGAGAAGGCTCTCATACGGCTGCTCGGCAGTGGCTCGGCCATGCCGGTGGTTTTTGTCGGCGGAAAACTCATCGGGGCCATGGACAGAGTTATGGCTTCGCATATTAGCGGAAACTTGGTTCCACTTCTCAAGGCGGCCGGAGCATTATGGCTTTAA
- the LOC140978597 gene encoding inactive leucine-rich repeat receptor-like protein kinase CORYNE has product MSYYYMDKKRHIPGICGFEVLSMVVLFIFYLNIISAQCSSRMSGPPLQFHAQNFKNEFRRISLSILFGIITGLVCAFLFALLVRCFIKYINRTPFIKGPVVFSLRIPSKTLKSALSNEPELLGSSPNGMYYKAILDNGLTVAVKRLEFFDDCYPEVQSKATKKKIQQELIALSCLRHRNLMSLRAYIRESSGYSLVYDYVPTGSLADVTKRVGENQLQLKWETRLRIAVGIVKGLHYLHFTCDPKRLHYNLKPSNVILDAEFKPRLADCGLAIVIPNFYRVASGYNAPECIQSCRYTDKSDVFSFGVILGVLLTGRDPLDPFFGEAGNGGSVGQWLRHLQQVGEAREALDKSILGEEMEEDEMLMAVRIAVVCLSDMPADRPSSDELVSMLTQLNSF; this is encoded by the exons ATGTCATACTATTATATGGACAAGAAGAGACATATACCTGGTATTTGCGGCTTTGAAGTCTTATCTATGGTCGTCCTGTTTATTTTCTACCTGAATATCATCTCTGCACAATGCTCAAGTAGGATGAGTGGACCTCCACTACAATTTCATGCGCAAAACTTCAAGAATGAGTTTCGGAGGATTTCTTTGAGCATTTTGTTTGGCATCATAACAGGACTGGTATGTGCTTTTCTCTTCGCCTTGCTAGTCAGGTGCTTCATCAAATATATTAACAGGACCCCGTTTATTAAAGGCCCCGTTGTGTTTTCTCTCCGAATTCCTTCCAAGACACTGAAATCAGCTCTCTCTAACGAACCCGAATTACTGGGATCAAGCCCCAATGGAATGTATTACAAGGCTATCCTTGATAATGGCCTCACTGTTGCTGTCAAGAGACTCGAGTTCTTTGACGATTGTTATCCTGAGGTTCAGAGCAAGGCAACGAAGAAAAAGATACAGCAAGAACTAATAGCTCTTTCTTGCCTAAGACATAGGAATTTGATGAGTTTGAGAGCTTATATCCGTGAATCAAGTGGGTATTCATTGGTTTATGATTATGTGCCAACCGGAAGTCTTGCAGATGTCACAAAAAGAGTAGGGGAGAATCAGTTACAACTTAAGTGGGAAACCCGTCTTCGTATTGCTGTTGGAATTGTTAAAGGGCTGCATTATCTTCATTTTACTTGCGATCCTAAAAGATTGCACTACAATTTGAAGCCGTCTAATGTAATCCTTGATGCGGAGTTTAAGCCGAGGTTGGCAGATTGTGGGTTGGCCATTGTAATTCCTAATTTTTATAGAGTAGCATCAGGCTACAATGCACCAGAATGCATTCAAAGTTGCAG GTATACAGATAAGAGCGATGTCTTTAGCTTTGGGGTTATTTTGGGTGTTCTATTAACGGGTAGGGACCCATTGGATCCATTCTTTGGGGAAGCCGGCAACGGAGGAAGTGTGGGGCAGTGGCTTCGGCATTTGCAGCAAGTAGGTGAGGCTAGAGAAGCACTAGACAAGAGCATTTTGGGGGAAGAGATGGAAGAAGATGAGATGTTAATGGCGGTCAGAATTGCTGTTGTATGCCTATCAGATATGCCTGCTGATCGACCCTCAAGTGATGAGCTTGTTTCCATGCTCACTCAATTAAATAGTTTCTGA